A single Anopheles arabiensis isolate DONGOLA chromosome 2, AaraD3, whole genome shotgun sequence DNA region contains:
- the LOC120898667 gene encoding glucose dehydrogenase [FAD, quinone]-like — protein sequence MLRRLTFWCVIVLFICRWQTSMAQLHGVQSIIQFYRDGDERLKYEKPDQRPLLPEYDFIIVGGGSAGCVLANRLTEISHWSVLLIEAGPRENLLMDIPIFAHYLQGLSINWDYRTKSSDQCCLAFKNNQCRLPRGKVMGGSSVLNYMIYTRGNRRDYDAWAAKGNAGWSFNDVLPYFQKLEKNIVPDSHPMYAGRNGPVTISYPSYRTSVARAFVKANMELGLPYVDYNGPSQIGTSFIQSTTKNGQRVSSNNAYLYPIRNRTNLHIIRNAHVTKILLNRDTKRATGVQFYANHRYQKVRARREVIVSAGAIGSPHLLMLSGIGPAKHLRLKGIQPLANLAVGFNFQDHVAGGALTFLINHTETLTSKRMFTLESFVEYEHQHTGMMASTGACEAISFHDTTQPPNRANEAGWPDLELLLIGGTHAADRIYESNFNYKPETFNALFGDIERRGLEGYTVFPMILRPRSKGRIRLASADPFEHPIIQPNYLGDPYDLEVSVRGIRKAIELTKTNTLKSFDARLLDIPIPGCEQHRFDTDDYWKCFTRHVTYTIYHHVGTCKMGPASDRLAVVDPRLRVHGVKGLRVIDASVMPDIPAAHTNGPTIMIAEKGADMIKEDWNL from the coding sequence ATGCTTCGTCGACTAACGTTTTGGTGCGTGATAGTGTTGTTCATCTGTAGGTGGCAAACATCTATGGCTCAGTTACATGGAGTACAAAGTATCATACAATTCTACCGGGACGGCGATGAACGTTTGAAGTATGAAAAGCCTGATCAGCGACCCTTGCTGCCCGAGTACGATTTCATCATTGTTGGTGGTGGATCTGCCGGCTGTGTTTTGGCAAACCGACTCACAGAAATATCCCATTGGTCGGTGCTGCTGATCGAAGCTGGGCCGCGCGAGAACCTTTTGATGGATATACCGATATTTGCCCATTATCTACAGGGATTAAGTATCAATTGGGACTATCGTACGAAGTCAAGCGATCAGTGCTGTTTGGCGTTTAAGAACAATCAATGCCGCCTTCCTCGGGGCAAAGTGATGGGCGGCTCAAGCGTTCTTAACTACATGATCTACACCCGCGGTAATCGCCGAGACTATGATGCGTGGGCAGCAAAAGGAAATGCTGGCTGGTCCTTCAATGACGTGTTGCCGTACTTTCAAAAGCTTGAGAAAAATATCGTTCCTGACTCTCACCCTATGTACGCTGGTCGCAATGGCCCCGTCACGATATCATATCCCAGTTATCGCACCAGCGTGGCTCGCGCGTTTGTGAAAGCAAACATGGAATTAGGCCTGCCCTACGTTGACTATAACGGACCCAGCCAGATCGGAACATCCTTTATTCAAAGTACCACAAAGAATGGCCAGCGTGTATCCTCCAACAACGCCTATCTTTACCCGATACGAAACCGAACAAATTTGCATATTATTCGAAACGCTCACGTCACAAAGATTTTGCTCAATCGTGATACGAAGAGGGCCACAGGTGTTCAGTTCTATGCGAACCATCGCTATCAAAAGGTTCGTGCTCGTCGTGAAGTGATTGTTTCCGCTGGGGCTATAGGTTCGCCACATCTGCTCATGCTGTCCGGTATCGGTCCGGCCAAGCATCTACGCCTGAAAGGTATACAGCCCTTGGCAAATCTTGCCGTCGGGTTTAACTTTCAAGATCATGTGGCGGGTGGAGCATTAACGTTTCTCATCAATCACACGGAAACGCTCACTTCCAAACGCATGTTCACATTGGAAAGTTTTGTGGAATAcgaacaccaacacacaggtATGATGGCGTCTACTGGAGCGTGTGAGGCGATCAGTTTTCACGACACAACTCAACCACCCAATCGCGCCAACGAAGCTGGTTGGCCCGATCTGGAACTGCTATTAATCGGAGGCACACACGCAGCCGATCGTATTTACGAATCCAACTTTAACTACAAACCGGAAACTTTTAACGCCCTGTTCGGTGATATTGAGCGACGCGGACTGGAGGGATACACAGTATTCCCGATGATTTTACGACCCCGCAGCAAGGGTCGAATACGCTTGGCCAGTGCTGATCCCTTTGAGCATCCGATTATTCAACCTAACTACCTCGGAGATCCGTATGACTTGGAGGTTTCGGTGCGTGGGATCCGTAAGGCGATCGAGCTAACGAAAACTAACACGCTCAAAAGTTTCGATGCCCGGTTGCTCGACATTCCGATACCGGGGTGTGAGCAGCACAGATTTGACACCGACGATTACTGGAAGTGCTTTACGCGACACGTGACGTACACGATCTACCACCACGTGGGTACGTGTAAGATGGGCCCGGCAAGTGATAGGCTGGCGGTGGTAGATCCCCGTCTGCGCGTGCACGGTGTGAAGGGATTACGAGTGATCGATGCTAGCGTTATGCCGGATATTCCGGCGGCTCATACCAACGGGCCAACAATCATGATTGCTGAAAAGGGTGCCGATATGATCAAGGAAGATTGGAACTTGTAA